In Panthera tigris isolate Pti1 chromosome D2, P.tigris_Pti1_mat1.1, whole genome shotgun sequence, one DNA window encodes the following:
- the LOC102952916 gene encoding LOW QUALITY PROTEIN: uncharacterized protein LOC102952916 (The sequence of the model RefSeq protein was modified relative to this genomic sequence to represent the inferred CDS: inserted 1 base in 1 codon; deleted 2 bases in 1 codon) — translation MLFQASLSAPGWAAASPTQPLYLHLPPPNSRPFSQLCDVPVGLAESGPAKVPSSVSTDPSVSSPGPPVLLRGRALQVQMTSRSPPSAWPYVLDGPETRQDLCQPPEPPEPCMHSRVHTDECLSAGLQGPHPHLLXTLCFISPGLWVPFQWPYPILSRSPLVPAPCGDLFGKSSGTGQSGEVGLCHSPLLNVQPSLVNLLTPLVTLKSDRQSPRHVPSHTHAYISTCISEPPFAASDLYLLGLVHGHFRGRALSHSAVLSDISLGRVTNTAMSQPPFWGPSICYPQTRAGGGDLMSHLAHEARSWNYAKGRGWEFGCLAPIPVLPHRGTFRVQGPLKSPGPYGTIKS, via the exons ATGCTCTTCCAAGCCAGCCTGTCTGCCCCAGGCTGGGCTGCTGCTTCCCCAACACAGCCACTCtaccttcacctccctccccccaactccaggCCCTTCTCCCAACTTTGTGATGTCCCTGTAGGGCTGGCAGAGTCAGGCCCAGCCAAAGTCCCCTCCTCAGTCTCCACAGACCCATCTGTGAGCAGCCCAGGCCCACCGGTGCTCCTCAGAG gCAGGGCTCTGCAGGTCCAGATGACCTCAAGGTCACCACCCTCTGCGTGGCCCTATGTGCTGGATGGTCCCGAAACCAGACAAGACCTCTGCCAGCCACCAGAGCCACCTGAGCCCTGCATGCATTCACGTGTGCACACGGATGAATGTCTATCAGCTGGGCTGcagggcccccacccccatctcc gAACATTGTGTTTCATCTCTCCTGGACTTTGGGTACCCTTCCAATGGCCATATCCCATCCTATCTAGG TCTCCCCTAGTCCCAGCCCCATGTGGTGACCTCTTTGGCAAAAGCTCGGGAACAGGCCAGTCTGGGGAGGTAGGACTGTGTCATTCCCCTCTTCTTAACGTGCAGCCCTCTTTGGTCAACCTCCTCACCCCCTTGGTCACTCTCAAGAGTGACAGACAGAGCCCCAGGCATGtcccttcacacacacatgcttacaTTTCCACTTGCATTTCTGAGCCTCCCTTTGCTGCCTCGGACCTGTATCTGTTGGGTTTGGTCCATGGACATTTCAGAGGGAGAGCCCTCTCCCATTCAGCTGTCCTCTCAGACATTTCCCTAGGACGGGTGACCAACACTGCAATGAGCCAGCCTCCCTTTTGGGGACCAAGCATTTGCTACCCCCAGAccagagcagggggaggagatCTGATGTCTCACCTGGCACATGAAGCCCGTTCTTGGAACTATGCaaagggcagaggctgggagtTTGGATGCTTGGCTCCCATCCCTGTCCTACCTCACCGGGGCACTTTCAGGGTCCAGGGGCCTCTGAAGTCTCCAGGCCCATATGGGACAATCAAATCCTGA